In the Alistipes provencensis genome, TCCTGCTGAGCTGGGGCATCGCGCTGTTCGAATACTGTTTTCAGGTCCCCGCCAACCGCATCGGAAGCGCCGAATTCGGCGGTCCGTTCTCGATCTGGGAGCTGAAAGTGATTCAGGAGGTCGTGTCGCTCTCGGTCTTCACCGTCTTTGCACTCGTCTTCATGAAATCCGACACCCTGCGCTGGAACCACCTCGCGGGATTCCTCTGCCTGATCTTAGCCGTCTATTTCATTTTCCGCAAATAACGCCAGTTCGTCGGCCCGCCCGCCGCGGATCAGCGGCAGGGCCCGGCGAATCCTCTCCGCAGGCCACTCCCACCACTTTATTCTCAGCAGGCTTTCGACCGTTGCCGGGTCGAACCGGTATTTGATGACCTTGGCCGGGACTCCGCCGACGATGGCATAGGGAGGCACGTCGCGCGTCACGACGGCCCGCGAAGCGACGATCGCCCCGTCACCGATCCTCACACCCGCCATCACGACCGCTTCATAGCCGATCCACACATCGCTGCCGACGACGATGTCGCCCCGGTTGTCCCACGCCGTGGCCACCTCCGACTTGTCGATGCCCCACTCCCCGCCCCAGAAGATCGGGAACGGATAGGTCGACAACGATGAGAGCGTGTGGTTGGCGCTGTTGAAGAGAAACCGTGCGCCGCAGGCCAGCGAGCAGAATTTCCCGATGACCAGCCGGTCGCCGTTCACCGGATAGTGGTACAGCACGTTGTTGCGCTCGAAATCGACGGGGTCGGTAACGAAATCGTTGTAGATCGTCCACTCGCCGACCTCGATATTGGGGTTCGTGACGACCTCTTTCAGATAGACCGTCTGGCGGTCCCCCTCGCGGGGATAGATTTTATTTTTCATTTCGTTTCAATTCGATATTCGGCAAAAAGCCCGTGATGACGCCCAGCAGGGGCAGCAGCGTGCTGACCCGGAAGATGAACTCGATGCTCGTCCGGTCGGCCAGCCATCCGAAGAAGGCCGAGCCGAGGCCGCCCAGTCCGAACATCAGCCCGAAGAAGACCCCGGCGATCATACCGACCTTGCCGGGCATCAGGTCGGTGGCGTAGACCAGAATGGCCGAGAAAGCCGACGAGATGACCAGTCCGATGATGACGGCCAGCACGATGGTCCAGACCAGACCGGCATAGGGAAGCATCAGCGTGAAGGGCGCCGCGCCGAGAATCGAGCCCCAGATCACATATTTGCGCCCGATACGGTCGCCGACCGGTCCGCCGATGAGCGTTCCCGCCGCCGAAGCCGCAAGGAAGGCGAAAAGGCAGTACTGCGCCCCCTGCACCGACATCGAAAATTTATCCATCAGGAAAAAGGTGAAATAGTTGGTCATCGAGGCGATGTAGAAATACTTCGAGAAGACCAGCACGCCCAGAATGACGAGCGCATTCCGGATCGTCCGTTTCGACAGCCCGGGCCCCGCGGCGCTCGCTGCGACGGCCGATTTGCGGGCCGAGAGGGCCAGTTGCCGTTTGTACCAGTTCCCGATCTTCACGAGGATGAAGATGGCCAGCAGTGCGGCCAGCGCGAACCACCCGATCGAGCCTTGTCCGAACGGAATCACGATCAGCGCGGCCAGCAGAGGTCCCATGGCGCTTCCGGCGTTGCCGCCGACCTGAAAGATCGACTGCGCCAACCCTTTGCGGCCTCCCGAGGCGAGCTGCGCCACCCGCGAGGATTCGGGATGGAAGACCGACGAGCCGCAGCCGATCAGCCCCACCGACACGAGGATAAGCGAGAATCCGGGAGCGACAGCGAGCGCCAGCAGTCCGCACAGCGTGAAGCACATCCCCACGGCCAGCGAATAGGGCCGCGGATGGAGGTCGGCCAGCCGTCCGGCGACGGGTTGCAGGAGCGACGAGGTCATCTGGAAGACCAGCGTGATGAGGCCGATCTGGGCGAACGTGAAGCCGAACTTCTCCTTGAGAAGCGGATAGACCGCCGGAATGACCGACTGCATCATGTCGTTGAGCAGATGCGTGGCGCAGACCATCAGCAGGATCGGATAGACCGTCCGGCCCGGCCGGCTCATTTCTCCCGGTCCTTCCGCCATATCTGGTACGAGTTTACGAAGTTTTGCCATACAGCTATGATCAAAATCAGGCAAATGTTTATTGAAATATTTCCCGAAAATAAATTTTCAAATATACGAATAAATCCATACGAAACCAATGAAGAATCGTAGTCTATGTTTCTAATGTTCTTGAGCGGGAGACTTCGCAAGCCGGCAGCCCAACTGCGCCGGCACGGAATTGATGAAAAGGTCCTGTTTTTCCAACGCCTCGGCCAGCGGACAACTGGGGCCGGCGTCCTCGTCCCGGATGTCCGTATAAAAAATACGTTCCGTGATGACTTTCAGGCGGCCAAGCGCAGTTTTATTATAAAATAATTATTATCTTTGCGTAACGTAAAAATGATAATTACGACGCCGCGAATCAACCCCTTTGCAATCATTCGTATTTGCACTGAGTAAAAACATTCTCGAGAGCCTGAAGCCCCGCGGCAAACGGGCTTTGGAAACGTTTCTGAAATGTATCCATTCCCTACAGGCCGGGATTTCGTTCGATATGGCCGGCAATCCCTCGTTCAACGTACAGCTCGGAGATATTCAGTATACGGAGACCACCCTCGATGAGATTTTCAAATACCTGACAGCGGCAGACAAGCCCTGTATTGTTGCCATCGACGAATTCCAGCAGATAGCGGCCTACCCCGAAAAGAATGTAGAGGCCTTGTTGCGCACTTATGTACAGCGCTGCCCCAACGTGCATTTTATCTTTGCCGGGAGTCAGCGGCACACGATGGGTAAGATATTTACGAGCGCTTCACGGCCGTTTTATCAGAGTGTTTCGATGATGCATCTGGAGAGCATCGGCTTGGAGGAATATACCCGGTTTGCCCGGCAGCATTTCGAAAAGGCGGGTAAGGAGATTGAGAGCGCCGTCGTGAGAACGATATACGAACGATTCAACGGCATCACATGGTATATCCAGAAAATGCTCAACAGCCTCTATGCCATGACACCGCAGGGAGGCGTTTGCTCTGTGGCGATGATCGACGACGCACTGCGCAGCATCGTCGACTCCATGAAATATGCCTATACGGAAACCCTGTTCCGGATGCCGGAGCGACAGAAAGAGCTGCTTATCGCCATCAGCAAGGCTGGTGACGCGGAGTCGCTCACATCGGAGGCATTTCTCCAGAAATACCGTCTTTCGTCCGCAAGTTCCGTACAATCCGCAACCAAAGGACTTCTGGAAAAGGATTACATCACCCATGAACAGGGGAAATACCGCATTTACGACCAGTTCTTCGGCGTATGGCTGAATGAGAATTATTAGAAACAGTTCGCCGAGCGGAGTATTTGAAAAATTGAGGCAACGATTTAGCAACCGTGCGAATTTCAGCGTATTGCGTTGCTATGCTGTCAAATAACTCTTTCTTGAATACAAAAGAATACACAAAACAGACACGAACAAAAATCATTGCTCGTGTTTGTTTAACGATATAAACGACAGCTTAAAAGAAATTTCCGAATACAAGTCCCGAAATGGCAGCCATAATGATAACCAAAGCTACATAAACATCGGCACTTCGGTCAGGGAGGCAAAATACATGAACGCTCCCGTGAAACTTGCGAAGAAGCTGGATAGCAGCGAATTTCCACCGACCGCCCACTCAATCCACTTATTAGGGATAACTCCGGCACTGCAAAGGGGTTGAACGGCAGACGCCCGTCGTTCCTCGCTATGGAAACGATGTGTTTCAGCACAATCATGTAGCCCCAAACGGTATTGGTGCGGCATTTCTTCTCCGTGCGCAGGAAATACTCGAAGTCGTTGATGAATGTGAGGTTGAGTTCCTTTAACGGAATGTCCTCACCGTCATCCAAGACGAAAACCGTACTCTCCACAGGGTATGTTCACAACAGAGTTGCACAAAATATGAAGCAATCGTAAGGATTCAAGATGAAAATCAATAAAGGAACAAAAGCATACGGATTACTTCCAACCACTGAAGAATTACGAGCAAGGTAAAAATATAGCAGCCTGAAAGAATACTCAGACTGCTATATTTTCGTGCAAACAAACGATCAATTGCCTGCAAACCATGTCTTGAATTCGTTGACGCGGAGTTTGCTGACGAGGATTTTGTCGTCGGTCGGGATTTTGAGGTTGATGGCCAGCCGGTTATTGAACCAGAGATCGAGATCCCGTACCGCGCTGCGTGATATGAGATATTGCCGGTTTGCCCGGAAAAAACGTGCCGGATCGAGACTCTCTGTCAACTCGTCGAGCGTATGTGGAAGGACATAGCTCTCACGGTCGCTGACGACAGCTTTGGTGGTACCGTCGGCAATGTAGAAATACTGTACCTGTTCTACGGCCAGCGGCAAAAGTTTGTCGCCTTTATGCGGAATCAGAAAGTGCGTTTTATAACTTTCGCGTTTTTGCAGGCTGCGAATCAGCATTCCGAGCGACTTTTCGGCATCCGACGCCGCATGAAGCGTATGCATTTTCTCAAGAGCCTGCTGCAAATCAGCGGCTCCGATCGGCTTGAGCAGATAGGAAATACTATTGACTTTGAACGCCTTGAGTGCATACTCATCATAAGCCGTCGTAAAGATGATCGGACAGGTAATCTGCACATGTTCAAAAATCTCGAACGAAGACCCGTCTGCCAGATGGATGTCCATGAAAACCACATCCGGAGCCGGGTTAGCCCCGAACCACATGACACACTCCGTAACGCTGTCGAGCACGGAAACAATCTCCGTTCGAGGCGCGACTTCGTCCAAAAGCGCCTTCAGGTTGCGTACAGCAGCTTTTTCGTCTTCGATGATCAGTGCTTTCATGGTATGGGACGGTAGAGTGGAAGCCGGACACAGAACCGGCCGTCTTCGTTCGATATGTGAATTTCTCTCTGCCACAGCAGGCGGTAGCGTTTGGCCAGATTGTCCAGCCCGATGCCCGGCCCTGCGGCGGGTGTGCGCTTGGCCTGTATGGGATTGCAGACGACGAGCGTTTCGCCTTCGGTGCGAATCGAGATCGTCAGCGGATTGCGGTTGCTGATTTCGTTGTGCTTGATGGCGTTTTCGATGAGTAGCTGTACCGACATCGAGGGCAGCAGCAGTTTCGACATGGACGCGTCGATATCGATCCTGAAGGCCAGATTTTCCTCGTAGCGCATTTTCATCAGGAAAATATACGCTTCGGCGAACTGCATCTCCTCGGCCAGAGTCACGCTCTGCACATCGTTCCCCTGCAACGTATAGCGCAACACATGCGACAGCTCCTGCGTGTAGTCGAGGGCCTTGGGCGGCGATTCGCGGATCAGAGACTGAAGCGTGTTGAGCGAATTGAAGAGCATATGGGGATTCAACTGATTCTTGAGCGACTCGTACTGATGGCGCAGGCTCTCCATACGCAGTTCCTCGTTCTCCACGATGATGCGCTGCTGCTTGATGATCAGATGAATGATATAACTGCTTCCGGTGACGATACAACTCATGATGAAATCGCGCAGCGGATGCAGGTAGTGGTGCACCATTGCGTCGATGGCCGGGATATCGAACTGATGGTGAAGCCATACGAAGAGTTGTCCGAACAAACTGCTCGCGGCCCATGTCAGCAGGAACGACAGCACCATTTTGGTCGTCGTCACGCGAACCAGCGGCGTGTTGAAGCGGAAAATACGCCGGTTGATCCAGAAGAGCAGGAGCAGCGAAACAAATGTGAACAAAATCTCGTTGATCACGTCCGACGGTTTCATGTCGGGGAACAGGGCGTGCTGCTCGAAACTGTCCGAAAGCGAAAGCACCTCCGGAAAATGGATCAGCACGGACACTACCGCCGAGATGATCAGCGTGGAGAGCGTGTACCGGTCTTTGAATAAAACGAGGGCTTTCATAATGCAAAAGTAATATTATTTCCGGTTTACGCGAGCCGTGACATACATCCCGGGACGGAATTGCGGATTCTGCCCCGTTATACGGGCATAGACTTCGATCGAGCGGTTTTCACTGTTGACCTGCTGGCCGATTACCGTCACCACGGCGTGGAAAACCTCGTTGCCCATACCGTTGACGCGGAATTCGATCGCATCGCCGATTTGCAAATGCTTCAGATCCTTCTCGTAAGCTGTCAGGCGGAGCATCGTATTGCTTTTGTCCACGATCTCACAGAGCGGTTCACCGGCACTGAAATGCCTGCCGACATTCATCCGTACGTCGGCCGCATAACCGCTGATCGGAGCTTTGATTTCAAGACAGGGGACAATCCCTTTCGACAACAGGCTGACGGTGTCTATACCCAGCAGCGAAAGCTGGGCTGCAGCCGCATCCATGCGGCTGCGCATCGAAAGATAGTCGGCCTTGCTCTGCTGGAAACGCTTCTGCGAGGCAGCCTCTTCGCGCGACAGAACCTGCTGGCGCAGAAATTCGGCCCGCAGGAATTCGCATTGCGCATGGCTGTCGAGATACGTCTGCTGCAAAGCGATGAATGCGGGGTTCTCCAGCGTCGCCAGCAGGGCACCGCGTTTCACATAGGCTCCGGGCAGCAGCGAGGTGCTGCGGATCGTACCGTCCATCGTCAGCGTCACCGTGGCATGGCTCTGCGGCGGGATTACGAGCGTGCCGTTGAATGAGGTTTGATTCGGCACCGACGTGGCGCCCGATGCGGCGTCGACTTCAGGCGCCGGTTCCGCAGCGGTAGCAGCGACTACCGTGTCGGCCGGTTCCGCCGCGGCAACGGTCGCCTGCGGCGTGTTTTGCCCCGAACAGGCGCAGAGGAGAAAGGCGAAAGGAATGAGTATCTTTTTCATGGTGAGTATATTTATCGGTATAATTCGTATTCGAGTGCGGCGATGTTGTACTGATTGAGGGTTTCGATGTATCCGCGGCGGATTTCGAGCGCCGAATTCAGGCTCATGATATATTCCGCAACGCTCGTCTCGCTGTTTGCAAACTGGAGCTCGGCGGCACGCATCAGCGCGTCGGCTTCGGGCAGCGCCGAACCGACATAGTAGCGCAGACTTTCGTCATAGCGGCGCAGGCTGGCCTGCAATTCGGCAGTGCGGTTGGCCAGTGCGCGCAGATTGGCTTCGGCATCGTTGCGGGCGATGTAAGCATCGGCTTTGGCCTGACGGATACGGCTGCGCTGCGTATTGAAGAAGATCGGGAACGAAGCTCCGACAACATAGGCGTTCAGCCCCTTGTCGGGCAGGATGTTCTGGCGCTGGTAGCCCAGCGACAACTCGGGGAAGAAGCGGCTCTTCTCGACTCGCGCACGGACCATAGCTTCTTCGGCCTGCGACTCGAAATAGTTACGGTAGACTTCGGCCGGAGCCTCGGATGGCGCAGCGAAGCGTGTCAGTACGCTGTCCGCGGGGACGAGCGGAGTATCGGCATAGCAGGCCCATTGCAGACGCGCTGCGGCCACCTTATGCTCCTCCTGAGCCTGAAAAAGTTTATTGCGCATCTCGGCGGCCATCGTAGCCGTCATGCTGCGTTCGAGGCGGGTGATATCGCCCTGTTCATAGCGCAGTTCGCCCGTGCGGAGCAACTCTGCGGCGAGTGTATTCTGGTCGGCATAGAGGGCACAAAGCTCCTGTGTGTAGAGATAGTAGGACCAAGCACGTTTGACCTCGGCAACGATTTCGCGCCGCACCAACTCCTTGTAATAGGTTCCGGTCGCTGTTTGCTGACGCACAAGGGCATTCTTATAAAACGGGGTCATAAGTGAGCCTATCGACTGTGTGACACTGATCTGACGGTCGTTACGTTCCGTGCCGTTGAGTTGTCCGAAAGAGTAGTCCACGGTCGTCGGAGCCAGTTCCCACGACTCTCCGCGCATGGCGCGTGTGCGCTCGATGGCCGCTTCGGCCGATTTGAGACGCGGGTGGTTTTCAAGCGACATGGTGACGGCCTGATCGAGCGTTATGCGCTGCTGGGCCTGCCCGCCGAGCGGCAGCAGTGCCAACATCACCACGCCCAAGAAGGGAAATAGTTTGCGTATCATCGGATTACGTTTGAGAAGGGCAGCCGAGCCGACCAGTTTATAAAATACAGGGACTACGAGCAGCGTGAGCAGCGTCGAGACGATCAGTCCGCCGATTACGACGGTTGCCAGCGGGCGCTGAACCTCGGCGCCCGCCGTGGTGGCGACAGCCATCGGGACGAAGCCCAGCGAAGCGACCAGACCCGTCAGGAATACGGGACGCAGCAGGTGGGGCGTGCCGTGCGCAATGACGCGGCGGGTAGAGAGGCGGTAAGGCGTCTTGTCGCGCAGGGAGTTGAAATGGTTGATCATCAGGATGCCGTTCAGTACCGCCACGCCGAACAGGGCGATGAATCCCACACCAGCCGAGATGCTGAACGGAAGTCCCCGCAGCCACAGGGCCAGAATGCCGCCGATGAGCGACAGCGGCACGGTCGAGAAGACCACCAGCGTATAGGTCACGCTCTTGAAGGCGAAGAAGAGCAGCAACAAGATCAGCATCAGTGCCACGGGAATCACGATGAGCAGCGTGCGAATGGCGTTTTGAAGGTTCTCGAACTGGCCGCCGTACTCGAAATAGTAGCCCGGCTTGAGCCGAATATTCCGGTCGAGGGTCTGGCGGATACCCGCCACGACTTGCTGAATATCCGCGTCGCGGACATTCACGCCGATTACCACGCGGCGCTTCGTGGCGTCACGGTTGATTTGCAGCGGGCCGTTCACCAGATCGATCGTCGCCACTTCGCTCACCGGAATCTGGATGCCCTCAACCGTGCGGATGAACAGCCGGTCGAGGTTCAGGTCGGCGACTTTCTCCTGATCGAGACGCACCACCAAATCGAAACGGCGCTCATTCTCGAAGACCGTACCGGCAGCCTCGCCCGCATAGGCCGAGCGGATGATGGTGTTCAGCTCCTCGATGTTGATGCCGTAGCGGGCGATCTTCGAGCGGTCGTACTCCACCACCAACTGCGGAAGTCCCATGGCCTGCTCCACAAGTACGTCCGATGCGCCGGGGATCTGCTCGACGAATTTCGCGGCTTCTTTGGCCTTGGCATACAGTTCGGCCATATCTTCGCCGTAGAGCTTGATGGCAATATCGGCCTTGGCACCGGTCATCAGTTCGTTGAATCGCAACTGAATGGGCTGGCTGAAGTTGAATTCCGCGCCGGGTATCGTATCGAGCGCGGCCTTCATCTTCTCGACCATCCCGGCGCGCGACGAAGCGCTCGTCCACTCCTCGAAGGGTTTCATCACGATCATCACGTCGGCATCCTCCACGGCCATCGGGTCGGTCGGAACCTCCGCCGTGCCGATTTTAGCCACGACGTGCCTGATTTCCGGGAAATTGTCCATCAGCGTTTGCTCCGCCTTCTCCGAGAGCTCGATGCTCCGCGTGAGCGAACTTCCGGCCGGAAGGGTCATCTGCATGGCGAAATCACCCTCGTCAAGCGTCGGGATAAACTCCGCACCCAGCCGCGTGAAAAGCAAGAGACTTCCGACAAGCGCCGCGAACGACATCCCGACGGTCGTCCAACTGAACCGCAGGCAGACTTTCAGGCACCGCTGGTAAATCCCATTCAGCCATTCGAAGAAACGGTCGGCCAGCGTGCGTTTGGTGCTGATGCGGCGTTTGAGGAACAACGAGGCCATCATCGGCACATAAGTCAGCGACAGGATCAGCGCCCCGATGATGCAGAACACGAGCGTCTTGGCCATCGGTGTGAAATATTTGCCCTCGATGCCCGTCAGCGTCAGAATCGGGAAGAAAACGATCAGGATGATGATGACGGCAAAGGTCGCCGAGCGGACTACATTGCCTGCGCCCGAAATAATCTGCTCGTCCATCTGCTTCGGGGAGAGCGTCTTGCCGAGGAACGACTTGCCGTATATGTGGGCGAGGATTCCCTCCACGATCACGATCGAACCGTCGACGACGATGCCGAAGTCAATGGCCCCGAGGCTCATCAGGTTGGCCGAGACATTAAATAAGCGCATCAGGATGAAGGCGAAAAGCATGGCCAGCGGGATGACCGACGCGACGATCAGGCCGGCGCGGATATTCCCGAGGAAAACGATCAATACAAGAAATACGATGACGGCGCCCTCGACGAGGTTGCGTATCACGGTCGAAATGTTACGGCTCACCAGCTCCGACCGGTTCAGGTAGGGACTGATCGAAACCCCTTCGGGCAGCATCTTCTGGATTTTTTCCACGCGGCTCTCCAACTCCTTGGTAACCACGTTGGCGTTTGCACCCTTGAGCATCATGGCGATGCCGCCCACGCACTCGCCCTTGCCGTCGCGGGTCATGGCACCGAAACGCTTCGCCGAGCCGAATTTCACCGTTCCCACGTCGTCGATATGCACCGGAATGCCGCCGCGGTTGGCTACGACGATTCGCTCGATATCCTTGAGTGAGGAGATCATGCCCTCGGAGCGGATGTAGTAGGCCCGATCGACCTTCTCGATATAGCTGCCGCCCGTGTTCTGGTTATTGCGGTTCAGGGCCTCGAACACGTCGCCGATGGTGATGTTGAGCGAATAGAGCGCATCGGGGTCGACTGCCACCTCGTATTGCTTGAGATAGCCGCCGAAGCTGTTGATTTCGACGATACCCGGGATGCCCGACAACTGGCGCTTGACGATCCAGTCCTGAATCGTGCGCAGCTCCATCGGGTCATACCGATCCTCGTAACCCGGTGCGACATCGAGCGTATACTGGTATATTTCGCCCAGCCCCGTGGTGATGGGCATCATCTCAGGCGTACCCAATTCCGGGGGTATTTCCCCCGCTACGGTCTGTATCTGTTCGTTGATGAGCTGCCGGGCGTCGAGGATCGGGACACTTTCCTTAAAGACGACCGTTACGACCGACAATCCGAAACGCGACACGGAACGAATCTCCTCGACGTTCATGATATTGCTCATCGCCACCTCGACGGGGAACGTGATGAGCTGCTCGACTTCCTGCGGAGCCAGCGTCGGAGAGATCGTCACGACCTGCACCTGATTGTTCGTAATGTCGGGCACGGCGTCCACCGGAAGCGTGAGCATCGCATAGATACCTCCCGCCAGCAGGAAGAGCGTCGTAAGTCCGACGAAGAGTTTTTTCGTGACCGCAAAGCGGACTATGGCATGGAACATTGCACCGGAAAATTAATGATTTTGACAAAAATAGCTCGTCACACCCGGTGCTGTGTGGAAAAAATGGCGAAGTGTCCGATTTGCGGGATGAACGGCCCCAATGAAGTCGTGAAATGAATCCGGAACGTTATAGAATCTCTTACTGAAACACGAAAATAAAGTTTACCCTACCTAAAACGAAGATTTGAGATACCACGATAGTCGGCGATTTATTTTCCAGCAGTCCGCAAATCGAATTTACAGAATATCCGCTGCGCGAAAGCAGCAGGCTGCGTCGGAAGAAAACGAAATTACCCCACTTAAACAAGATAGTTCATATCTTTTCGCTTTCTCCGGCACCATCAATATCTCCATAAGCCCGCATGGTAAATGCGAACTTTCGGACTGGATACATGATTATCAATCAGACGATTAGACAGAATAAAAAAATACCGCTATGGATTTGATTTCCATAGCGGCACTTCCGAATAAAAGGCTTATTTACCCGTTTCCTGCAACAACATGCCCGTTGTCAGCATTAAATCGACATGCGCCATTACCAGATCATAGCGCGCTGACAGCAAATCGACAGCCGCGTTGAAATAGCTGATCTGTACATCGCGGAAGTCGAACTGCGAAAGCGTTCCGGAAGCGAATTTCTGCTCCGCGATCCGCAGGCTCAATTCAGAGGTCGCCAACTGCTCCTCCCGCAGGCCGACCAGTTCACGACGAAGCAGGAAAGCGTCGTATTGCTTGTCGACATCATAACTGACCGAAAGTTTCATATCTTCGAGCGACAGTTTCTCGATTTCATGGTTGATCTGCGCCACCCGCACGGCACGCCGCCGCTGACTGCCGTTGAAGATGTTGAATGAAAT is a window encoding:
- a CDS encoding CusA/CzcA family heavy metal efflux RND transporter, with amino-acid sequence MFHAIVRFAVTKKLFVGLTTLFLLAGGIYAMLTLPVDAVPDITNNQVQVVTISPTLAPQEVEQLITFPVEVAMSNIMNVEEIRSVSRFGLSVVTVVFKESVPILDARQLINEQIQTVAGEIPPELGTPEMMPITTGLGEIYQYTLDVAPGYEDRYDPMELRTIQDWIVKRQLSGIPGIVEINSFGGYLKQYEVAVDPDALYSLNITIGDVFEALNRNNQNTGGSYIEKVDRAYYIRSEGMISSLKDIERIVVANRGGIPVHIDDVGTVKFGSAKRFGAMTRDGKGECVGGIAMMLKGANANVVTKELESRVEKIQKMLPEGVSISPYLNRSELVSRNISTVIRNLVEGAVIVFLVLIVFLGNIRAGLIVASVIPLAMLFAFILMRLFNVSANLMSLGAIDFGIVVDGSIVIVEGILAHIYGKSFLGKTLSPKQMDEQIISGAGNVVRSATFAVIIILIVFFPILTLTGIEGKYFTPMAKTLVFCIIGALILSLTYVPMMASLFLKRRISTKRTLADRFFEWLNGIYQRCLKVCLRFSWTTVGMSFAALVGSLLLFTRLGAEFIPTLDEGDFAMQMTLPAGSSLTRSIELSEKAEQTLMDNFPEIRHVVAKIGTAEVPTDPMAVEDADVMIVMKPFEEWTSASSRAGMVEKMKAALDTIPGAEFNFSQPIQLRFNELMTGAKADIAIKLYGEDMAELYAKAKEAAKFVEQIPGASDVLVEQAMGLPQLVVEYDRSKIARYGINIEELNTIIRSAYAGEAAGTVFENERRFDLVVRLDQEKVADLNLDRLFIRTVEGIQIPVSEVATIDLVNGPLQINRDATKRRVVIGVNVRDADIQQVVAGIRQTLDRNIRLKPGYYFEYGGQFENLQNAIRTLLIVIPVALMLILLLLFFAFKSVTYTLVVFSTVPLSLIGGILALWLRGLPFSISAGVGFIALFGVAVLNGILMINHFNSLRDKTPYRLSTRRVIAHGTPHLLRPVFLTGLVASLGFVPMAVATTAGAEVQRPLATVVIGGLIVSTLLTLLVVPVFYKLVGSAALLKRNPMIRKLFPFLGVVMLALLPLGGQAQQRITLDQAVTMSLENHPRLKSAEAAIERTRAMRGESWELAPTTVDYSFGQLNGTERNDRQISVTQSIGSLMTPFYKNALVRQQTATGTYYKELVRREIVAEVKRAWSYYLYTQELCALYADQNTLAAELLRTGELRYEQGDITRLERSMTATMAAEMRNKLFQAQEEHKVAAARLQWACYADTPLVPADSVLTRFAAPSEAPAEVYRNYFESQAEEAMVRARVEKSRFFPELSLGYQRQNILPDKGLNAYVVGASFPIFFNTQRSRIRQAKADAYIARNDAEANLRALANRTAELQASLRRYDESLRYYVGSALPEADALMRAAELQFANSETSVAEYIMSLNSALEIRRGYIETLNQYNIAALEYELYR
- a CDS encoding MFS transporter: MSRPGRTVYPILLMVCATHLLNDMMQSVIPAVYPLLKEKFGFTFAQIGLITLVFQMTSSLLQPVAGRLADLHPRPYSLAVGMCFTLCGLLALAVAPGFSLILVSVGLIGCGSSVFHPESSRVAQLASGGRKGLAQSIFQVGGNAGSAMGPLLAALIVIPFGQGSIGWFALAALLAIFILVKIGNWYKRQLALSARKSAVAASAAGPGLSKRTIRNALVILGVLVFSKYFYIASMTNYFTFFLMDKFSMSVQGAQYCLFAFLAASAAGTLIGGPVGDRIGRKYVIWGSILGAAPFTLMLPYAGLVWTIVLAVIIGLVISSAFSAILVYATDLMPGKVGMIAGVFFGLMFGLGGLGSAFFGWLADRTSIEFIFRVSTLLPLLGVITGFLPNIELKRNEK
- a CDS encoding AAA family ATPase gives rise to the protein MQSFVFALSKNILESLKPRGKRALETFLKCIHSLQAGISFDMAGNPSFNVQLGDIQYTETTLDEIFKYLTAADKPCIVAIDEFQQIAAYPEKNVEALLRTYVQRCPNVHFIFAGSQRHTMGKIFTSASRPFYQSVSMMHLESIGLEEYTRFARQHFEKAGKEIESAVVRTIYERFNGITWYIQKMLNSLYAMTPQGGVCSVAMIDDALRSIVDSMKYAYTETLFRMPERQKELLIAISKAGDAESLTSEAFLQKYRLSSASSVQSATKGLLEKDYITHEQGKYRIYDQFFGVWLNENY
- a CDS encoding DMT family protein, producing MFKGIATILLLVVSNAFMTLAWYGHIAFKSRLERFGIMAIVLLSWGIALFEYCFQVPANRIGSAEFGGPFSIWELKVIQEVVSLSVFTVFALVFMKSDTLRWNHLAGFLCLILAVYFIFRK
- a CDS encoding sensor histidine kinase — translated: MKALVLFKDRYTLSTLIISAVVSVLIHFPEVLSLSDSFEQHALFPDMKPSDVINEILFTFVSLLLLFWINRRIFRFNTPLVRVTTTKMVLSFLLTWAASSLFGQLFVWLHHQFDIPAIDAMVHHYLHPLRDFIMSCIVTGSSYIIHLIIKQQRIIVENEELRMESLRHQYESLKNQLNPHMLFNSLNTLQSLIRESPPKALDYTQELSHVLRYTLQGNDVQSVTLAEEMQFAEAYIFLMKMRYEENLAFRIDIDASMSKLLLPSMSVQLLIENAIKHNEISNRNPLTISIRTEGETLVVCNPIQAKRTPAAGPGIGLDNLAKRYRLLWQREIHISNEDGRFCVRLPLYRPIP
- a CDS encoding LytR/AlgR family response regulator transcription factor, with protein sequence MKALIIEDEKAAVRNLKALLDEVAPRTEIVSVLDSVTECVMWFGANPAPDVVFMDIHLADGSSFEIFEHVQITCPIIFTTAYDEYALKAFKVNSISYLLKPIGAADLQQALEKMHTLHAASDAEKSLGMLIRSLQKRESYKTHFLIPHKGDKLLPLAVEQVQYFYIADGTTKAVVSDRESYVLPHTLDELTESLDPARFFRANRQYLISRSAVRDLDLWFNNRLAINLKIPTDDKILVSKLRVNEFKTWFAGN
- a CDS encoding CatB-related O-acetyltransferase; its protein translation is MKNKIYPREGDRQTVYLKEVVTNPNIEVGEWTIYNDFVTDPVDFERNNVLYHYPVNGDRLVIGKFCSLACGARFLFNSANHTLSSLSTYPFPIFWGGEWGIDKSEVATAWDNRGDIVVGSDVWIGYEAVVMAGVRIGDGAIVASRAVVTRDVPPYAIVGGVPAKVIKYRFDPATVESLLRIKWWEWPAERIRRALPLIRGGRADELALFAENEIDG
- a CDS encoding efflux RND transporter periplasmic adaptor subunit, encoding MKKILIPFAFLLCACSGQNTPQATVAAAEPADTVVAATAAEPAPEVDAASGATSVPNQTSFNGTLVIPPQSHATVTLTMDGTIRSTSLLPGAYVKRGALLATLENPAFIALQQTYLDSHAQCEFLRAEFLRQQVLSREEAASQKRFQQSKADYLSMRSRMDAAAAQLSLLGIDTVSLLSKGIVPCLEIKAPISGYAADVRMNVGRHFSAGEPLCEIVDKSNTMLRLTAYEKDLKHLQIGDAIEFRVNGMGNEVFHAVVTVIGQQVNSENRSIEVYARITGQNPQFRPGMYVTARVNRK